The following proteins are encoded in a genomic region of Eriocheir sinensis breed Jianghai 21 chromosome 2, ASM2467909v1, whole genome shotgun sequence:
- the LOC126998126 gene encoding uncharacterized protein LOC126998126: protein MDDSDGPYTTGHHTPVGPAPPRTPTPGLPRSVDTATPVSQPSPPPQQPPSPDVAALTHWVNHLYETVASLITSPPQGVSPSNYWHPLPLHRPPPPAYAPTTLPFGTPLTASQPVWSRPQPIIPTTVGMPLPTMPATAGISSATMPATPGTHSPTITATAGMPMPMMPATTGIPPVHIPPTAGMPLPTMPATAGSPSAPMPATVGVHPPTLPALQHTRRKPPTRPIATHSMPSHALRKFWTDWAIYKHLADVPPNEAPVELYLSCDGALQSAVLAANQHFTSLTEPQLTTINHFNRQ from the coding sequence ATGGACGACTCTGATGGCCCGTACACCACCGGCCACCACACACCTGTCGGCCCCGCCCCACCTCGCACGCCGACACCTGGGCTCCCGCGCTCCGTGGACACGGCAACACCTGTAAGCCAGCCGTCACCGCCACCCCAGCAGCCGCCAAGCCCCGACGTGGCCGCACTCACACACTGGGTGAACCACCTGTACGAAACCGTAGCATCGCTAATCACCTCACCACCTCAGGGCGTGTCACCATCCAACTACTGGCATCCACTGCCCCTTCACAGACCCCCACCGCCAGCCTACGCACCCACCACCCTGCCATTCGGTACACCATTAACTGCTTCTCAACCAGTCTGGTCTAGGCCCCAGCCCATCATACCCACCACGGTTGGCATGCCCCTGCCCACCATGCCTGCCACGGCTGGCATATCTTCGGCCACCATGCCCGCCACGCCTGGCACACACTCGCCCACTATTACGGCCACGGCTGGCATGCCCATGCCCATGATGCCCGCCACGACTGGCATACCTCCGGTCCACATTCCACCTACGGCTGGCATGCCACTGCCCACCATGCCCGCCACGGCTGGCTCGCCTTCGGCCCCCATGCCCGCCACAGTTGGCGTGCACCCGCCCACGCTGCCAGCACTCCAGCATACCCGCAGAAAGCCTCCAACCCGGCCCATCGCCACCCACTCCATGCCCAGCCATGCACTGCGGAAATTTTGGACGGACTGGGCCATCTATAAGCACCTGGCAGATGTACCACCTAACGAGGCGCCGGTGGAGTTGTATTTATCGTGCGATGGCGCACTACAGTCAGCCGTCCTTGCCGCCAACCAGCACTTCACCAGTCTCACGGAACCGCAACTAACGACCATCAATCACTTCAATCGTCAGTAA